The stretch of DNA AAGCCGCATATCGAAATAGTTTTCCATATACTTCATTTCTCCGTTATTATTATTCATTAACCACTTTTCAAGCCGAGGTGCTTCATTTTCCAAAAAGGTTGCTTGCGCAATGCCACAATGCAAAAAGCCAAGTCGTAGGGCCTCAGCTTTAATTAATTGGGTGTTTTTTTCGATTAGTGCCATTTTAGAAACAGACCTCAAAAATACACAATTATAAATGGTTCTACTTAATTGCATTAGAGGTAATAATATTGCCTTATAACTAATTAGTATTAGTATTAATTCATTGATAATGAGAGATATTGTTTCTAAATTAGACTGATATCCTTAATAAGTAACATGAAAAAAACGCTCTACAAAATCATTTTATGTGCATTACTATTTACAGCAATTACCTCTTGCAACAGTGATGACACTGCAAAGATCAACCCTAAACTTACCACTATTATCTTAGTAAGGCACGCCGAACAGCTTAACCTGGATCCCGATAGCCCGTTAGCTCCCAAGGGTGTTCAAAGAGCAAAGGATCTGGCTGCTTTATTATCGAGCACATCTATAGATGCTGTGTATACAACCCCGCTCCCCAGAAGTCTGAGTACGGTTCAACCTGTATGTACGCAAAAAAGCTTAATACCCATCACTTATTCACGAGGAGAGTATTTAATGGCATTGCAACAAATAATTAGCAATTATCAGGGTAAAACAGTCCTGATTTGTGGCCATCCGGAAACCGTTCCGGCAATGTTAAACTTGTTGATTGGTGAAGAGAAATATGCTCAATCGGCAGATAACGATTACAACCATATTTATTATTCGATTACAGAACGTTTGGGTAAATCGGAAGTTTTGGTTAAAACCTACGGGGAAGAATAATATTAATCAGCCTCTTTAGCTCAGCTGGTAGAGCAATTCATTCGTAACGAATAGGTCGCAGGTTCGAATCCCGTAAGAGGCTCGGGGAACCATATAATTTAATTAAACCATATAAGACATATAAGGAAATATAAGTACTAATCGGTGAGCCTTTAAAAGTTACTTCAATAGAAAATGTATTACATTACACCTTATATTCTCTTATATACCTTATATGGTTTAAAATATTTGAACCATATAAGACATATAAGGAAATATAAGTACTAACCGGTTAATCTTTAAAAAATTACTTCGATAGAAAGGTATTACGTTATACCTTATATTCTCTTATATGCCTTATATGGTTTTAAATAATATTCTTCTGAACTATATAAGACATAATGAAATACAAGCACTAATCGGTGAACCTTTAAAAATTACTTCGATAGAAAGGTATTGCGTTATACCTTATATTCTCTTATATGCCTTATATGGTTTTAAATAATTAGTACGATTTAAAAGGCCTCATTTAAGGAAATATAGAACCCTGTCGATCGCTTTTCTCCTGCATTTTTGCTTCCCACACCATAGTCAAAGCGAAGAGTCATCCTAGAAGTCGGTTCGAACATATAACGGAAACCACCCCCATAGTTTGGTTTAAAATCTCCAAAGTTAAAATCACCACTTTCAAACACTAATCCCGTTCCTAAGAAGCCCGCAAAGCTTAACCTTGATAACGAAAACCAGCCCTGATCTTTTCGTTTCCCCCAGGGGCGATACCTGAACTCCCCCTGTAAAACCATCATGTTTTCATCGCGATATCGGCCCACATAATACCCACGCATATTGGTGTCACCCCCAATGTAGGGCAGGTAGTAAAATGGAGCAGTACTTCCTCTTGTAGTTTGATATAAAAATTGTGCTCCTGCAACTTTCGTTTTGTCAATTGAGTAAAATTGTCTTGCGTCAAGATTGATCATACTAAACTTATAACCACTAACACCTAAGCTTGTCCATCCAACTAATTGTATAAAAGTACCTTTCGTAGATGAATTTTCAACATCGCGCGTGTCATAGGCACCACCATAACCAATCAATAAACTATTGCCAGCATCTTTTCCATAATAATCACCTGTTGTATAAATACCGGTAGAGTCATCGTCAACAAAAGTGTCATTCTGATACCATAGACCCATACCAGCGTACAGTTTATCAATAATTTTATGTTTCGCCAGCATCATAAACCGATAACGGGTAGAAGTGATTAGATCTTTATCAGCCTCTTTAGTATCGTTTCCAAGTCCATAGAAATAAATTGGATAATTAGTATAACTTCCAACTCCTGTGAGATTCCACATGTTGTTTTTCGTCCAAACGCTTCCCTGCAAAATCAATTGCGTTTGTTTTTTGACTGTCCACATGTTGAAACTATACAAATAAGAGCTCCGGGTAGTTTTGACATCAGGATACAGGTAGAACGTATAAATAACTCCAAAACCATATTGGAAGCCAGTTTCGGGCGCATTGCCAATTACTGGAAAAGGAACAAGTTGCCTGGGAATTTTTGCAGGAACGCTATCTGTTGCCGTAGAATCGAGAGTTTGACCTACCGCATTGAAAATAAAAATGATAAGAAATAATACTGATAGTAAGAAACGCATCATTAGATTAATGTTACTATAAGATAGTACTTTTTATCCAAATGATAACAATTTGCAAGCTTGACGGGGGAATATTTTGGAAACAAAAAAGACTGTTTTTGAAACAGTCTTTTAATATTACATAGTAAGAATACTTTCGTTCCTAACCTTTTTCTGCAGTTCGATAATGCCTCCGATCAATGCTTCCGGACGGGGAGGGCAACCCTGTACGTATACATCCACGGGAATAATACGATCGACACCCTTTACAACATGATAACCATGCTCCCAATAAGGGCCGCCGCAATTTGAACAAGAACCCATTGAAATAACATATCGGGGTTCCGGCATTTGTTCATACAAACGTTTAATACGTTCAGCCATTTTAAAAGTAACAGTTCCGGCAACGATCATCACATCCGATTGACGTGGAGAAGGGCGTGGAAATACACCTAAACGATCTAAATCATAATTGGCAGCCATAGAACCCATCATTTCAATCGCACAGCAAGCCAAACCAAAGCTCATTGGCCAAAGAGAGGATAACCTTGCCCAGCTCAATAAATCATCGAGTTTGGTGATCACCACACCATTACTTTCTACATTTTTAATCAATTGATCCATGATAAGAATACTATATGCTGATTATTGATCTTCTGTATTAGTTGTTGAATTATCTTCTTCTTTCTTAACCATTGTAGGTTTA from Solitalea canadensis DSM 3403 encodes:
- a CDS encoding phosphoglycerate mutase family protein, yielding MKKTLYKIILCALLFTAITSCNSDDTAKINPKLTTIILVRHAEQLNLDPDSPLAPKGVQRAKDLAALLSSTSIDAVYTTPLPRSLSTVQPVCTQKSLIPITYSRGEYLMALQQIISNYQGKTVLICGHPETVPAMLNLLIGEEKYAQSADNDYNHIYYSITERLGKSEVLVKTYGEE
- a CDS encoding NADH-quinone oxidoreductase subunit B — translated: MDQLIKNVESNGVVITKLDDLLSWARLSSLWPMSFGLACCAIEMMGSMAANYDLDRLGVFPRPSPRQSDVMIVAGTVTFKMAERIKRLYEQMPEPRYVISMGSCSNCGGPYWEHGYHVVKGVDRIIPVDVYVQGCPPRPEALIGGIIELQKKVRNESILTM
- a CDS encoding BamA/TamA family outer membrane protein — translated: MMRFLLSVLFLIIFIFNAVGQTLDSTATDSVPAKIPRQLVPFPVIGNAPETGFQYGFGVIYTFYLYPDVKTTRSSYLYSFNMWTVKKQTQLILQGSVWTKNNMWNLTGVGSYTNYPIYFYGLGNDTKEADKDLITSTRYRFMMLAKHKIIDKLYAGMGLWYQNDTFVDDDSTGIYTTGDYYGKDAGNSLLIGYGGAYDTRDVENSSTKGTFIQLVGWTSLGVSGYKFSMINLDARQFYSIDKTKVAGAQFLYQTTRGSTAPFYYLPYIGGDTNMRGYYVGRYRDENMMVLQGEFRYRPWGKRKDQGWFSLSRLSFAGFLGTGLVFESGDFNFGDFKPNYGGGFRYMFEPTSRMTLRFDYGVGSKNAGEKRSTGFYISLNEAF